A window of Alphaproteobacteria bacterium genomic DNA:
CCTGTCGATCTACCTCACGCTGGCGCCCTTCGGCGGCAACATCGAGGGCGTGCGCGCCGCCTCGCTGTCCTATTTCGGCAAGGAGCCCAGGCGGCTGACCGCCGCGGAGGCCGCGCTGCTGGTGGCGCTGCCGCAATCGCCCGAACGCCGCCGGCCCGATCGCCGTCCGGAGCAGGCGCGGGCGGCGCGCGACGTGGTGCTGGCGCGCGCGCTGGAGCGCGGCGTGATCCCCGCCTCGGTCGCCGCCCATGCGACGCAGGCCGCCGCGCCCGATCGCCGGCTGGCGATGCCGTTCGTCGCGCCGCACGTCGCCCAGTATCTCGTCGCGCGTACGCCGCGCGGCAGCATCGTCACCACCACGCTGCGGCGCGAAATCCAGGACCCGGCTGCACGACTGGCGACGGACGAGCGCACGCGGCTGGGCGACGGCGCCGACATCGCCATCGTCATCATCGACAACAGGCGCCACAGCATCGCCGCCTGGCATGGCGGCGGCTTCTTCGGCCGCCAGGGCCAGGTCGATCTCGTGCGGGCTCGGCGCTCGCCGGGCTCGACGCTCAAGCCGCTGATCTACGGCATCGCCTTCGACGATCGCGTGGCGCATCCCGACACGCTGATCGACGACGTGCCGCTGCGCTTCGGCGAATGGATGCCGCGCAATTTCGACCGCGCGCACCAGGGCACGGTGAGTGTGCGCCACGCGCTGCAGCAGTCGCTCAACGTGCCCGCCGTGGCCATGCTCGAGCGCATCGGCGCGCAGCGCTTCCTCGCCATGCTGCGCCAGGCCGGCGTCTCGCCGGCGCTGCCCCGGACCGGCGATCTCGGCGGTTCGCTGGCGATCGGCCTGGGCGGCGTGGCGATATCACCGCTGGAGCTGGCGACGCTCTACGCCGGGCTGGCGAACGATGGCGTGGTGGTGAAGCCCCGCCTGATCGCCGACGAGGCGGAAGGTCCTGGCATGCGCCTGATCGGCGCCCCGGCGGCATGGCAGATCGCCGACGCGCTGGCCAATGCGCCGATGCCCGATGGCTGGGCCTCGCTGCCGCGCTCCTATGACGGCCGCCGCACCGGCGGCCGGCAGATCGCCTTCAAGACCGGCACCTCCTACGGCTTCCGCGACGCCTGGGCCGCCGGCTACAGCGGCGCCTACACGGTGGTGGTCTGGGTCGGCCAGGCCGACGGCACGCCGCGCCCCGGCGCCTTCGGCCGCGAGACGGCGCTGCCGATCCTGCTGAAGATGTTCGACCGCCTGCCGGGCGAGCTGGCGAGCCGACCCAAGCCGCCGCCCGACACCTTGCTGGTGGCGCGCAACGCCGACCTGCCGCCGGCGCTGCGCCGCTTCCGCGGACCGGCCGCGCGCATGGCCGCCGCCACGGCGGCGCCGACGCGGCCGACCGGCGCGAACATCGTCGCCCCCGCCAGCAAGCCGCCTCGCATCCTCTATCCGCCCGCCGCCGCGGTGATCGACCTCGGCGCCGACGACGCCATCGTGCCGTTGCAGGCCGACGGCGGCTCGGGCCAGCTGCGCTGGCTGATCGACGGCAAGCCGCTGCCGCCCGACCGCTTCGCCAAGGACCAGACCTGGCGACCCGACGGTCCGGGGGTGACGCAGATCACCGTGGTCGACTCCCAGGGCCGCAGCGCCTCGGCGCTGGTCCGCATCCTCGCGCGACCCTGAAAACGACCACCGTAGGGGTGGAAATATTGCTACGGCCACAGCAACTATTGATGCCTTCCCGACAACCGTAGAGGTTGAAATAGGGACAGGGCGAGCTTCGCGGTACACCGCTGGCAGTCTCACTACAGGA
This region includes:
- the pbpC gene encoding penicillin-binding protein 1C; translated protein: MAATLGALATTASLLALDRIYPPDLSRYEARSLEIRDADGRLLRAFTTADGKWRLKSTVDDVDPLYLALLKSYEDKRFDSHAGVDPIAVLRAAEQWISHRRIVSGASTLSMQAARLLEQERGTRRSLGAKLRQSARALQLEWRYSKAEILSIYLTLAPFGGNIEGVRAASLSYFGKEPRRLTAAEAALLVALPQSPERRRPDRRPEQARAARDVVLARALERGVIPASVAAHATQAAAPDRRLAMPFVAPHVAQYLVARTPRGSIVTTTLRREIQDPAARLATDERTRLGDGADIAIVIIDNRRHSIAAWHGGGFFGRQGQVDLVRARRSPGSTLKPLIYGIAFDDRVAHPDTLIDDVPLRFGEWMPRNFDRAHQGTVSVRHALQQSLNVPAVAMLERIGAQRFLAMLRQAGVSPALPRTGDLGGSLAIGLGGVAISPLELATLYAGLANDGVVVKPRLIADEAEGPGMRLIGAPAAWQIADALANAPMPDGWASLPRSYDGRRTGGRQIAFKTGTSYGFRDAWAAGYSGAYTVVVWVGQADGTPRPGAFGRETALPILLKMFDRLPGELASRPKPPPDTLLVARNADLPPALRRFRGPAARMAAATAAPTRPTGANIVAPASKPPRILYPPAAAVIDLGADDAIVPLQADGGSGQLRWLIDGKPLPPDRFAKDQTWRPDGPGVTQITVVDSQGRSASALVRILARP